AAGCACACACCGGACAAGAAGATCATCGCGTTTAACGGCTATTGCCCCACGCACTTCGTCATCAAACCGTCTATGGTCGAAGCGCGCAAGAAGTTGTCTCCCGACGCGCTCGTGCTCGCCCATCCGGAGTGTTCGCCCGAGGTGCTCGAGATGGCCGACTTCGTCGGGAGCACGCAAGGCCTCATGGACTACGCCGGCAAGAGCGATCGGCGCGAGTTCATCATCCTGACCGAATCCGGTCTACTGCTGCGGCTGCGAGAGCTTTACCCGGAGAAACGATTCGTCTCGATCGCGCCATGCCCGCACTGCCCGTACATGAAGTTCGTCGAGCTCGAAAAAGTGCTGGCATGTCTTGAAAACGAGAGCAATCCGATCGAGATCCCCACAGCCATCATGCTGCGCGCACGCACGAGCATCGAACGCATGATGGCCGTCGTCTGAAGCTGCACGGATGATCCGCACCGACGTGCTCGTGATCGGATCCGGCGCGGCGGGTCTCTTGTTCGCGTTGCATTGCGCAGCCCAAGGCAAGTCGGTGGTGCTCGCGACCAAGGCCACGGCCGGCGAATCGAATTCGGCATGGGCGCAGGGCGGCGTCGCGGCGGCGCTCGATCTTGAGGAAGACTCCCCGACCGCGCATCTTTCCGACACGCTCGCGGCGGGAGCGGGACTTTGCGACGAGGCGGCGGCCGCGATCGTCGCCGCGGAAGCGCCCCAGCGCGTTGAAGAACTCGTGCGTCTCGGCGTCGCATTTGACTTTGGCGGATCGGGCGCACTCGACCTCACGCGCGAAGCCGCCCATAGCGCCGCGCGGGTCGCGCACGCGGCCGACGCGACCGGCCGCGCGATCACATCAACGCTCGTCTCGCGCGCCCTTCGACATCCGAACGTGACTGTTCTCGAACGCGCCACGGCGGTCGAGCTCATCGTCGACGATCGCGGTTGTCGCGGCGCGTGGCTGCTCGTGCACGATCGGCTCGTGGCGGTGATCGCAGGATCGGCGACCGCGCTCGCGACCGGAGGCAGCGGGCGTCTGTTCGCGCGGACGACGAACCCGCCCGGTGCAACGGCCGATGGTCTGCCGCTCGCTTTACGGGCCGGCGCCATTCTCGCCGACCTCGAATTCGTGCAGTTCCACCCAACTGCGCTTGCGCTCTCCGGCGCACCTGCGTTGCTCGTGTCCGAAGCTGCGCGCGGCGAAGGCGGAATCTTAGTCGATGCGGCGGGGCGCCGCTTCTGCTTCGACGCCGATCCGCGCGGCGAACTCGCGGCGCGCGATGTGGTCGCGCGCGCCATCTATAAGCAGTTGCAGCGCGATCCGGCCGGCGGCGTGCGCTTGGACCTCCGCCCGATCGGCTCGCCTGATGCGATCCGCGCGCGCTTCCCGAATATCTCAGCCGCGTGCGCACGATTCGGCATCGACATCGGCACGACGCCGATTCCGGTATCGCCGGCGGCGCATTATCACATGGGCGGCATCCGCACCGACCTCTGGGGCCGGACAGCGCTGTCCGGCCTTTATGCGATCGGGGAATGCGCCTGCACGGGTCTGCACGGGGCGAATCGGCTCGCGTCCAACTCGCTTGCCGAATGCCTCGTCTTCGCCGCGCGCGCAGCGGATGACGTGCAAGCTGGTGCCGCTGAAGGTTTCGACACCGAGGATCCGAGCGCGCC
The window above is part of the Candidatus Eremiobacteraceae bacterium genome. Proteins encoded here:
- the nadB gene encoding L-aspartate oxidase yields the protein MIRTDVLVIGSGAAGLLFALHCAAQGKSVVLATKATAGESNSAWAQGGVAAALDLEEDSPTAHLSDTLAAGAGLCDEAAAAIVAAEAPQRVEELVRLGVAFDFGGSGALDLTREAAHSAARVAHAADATGRAITSTLVSRALRHPNVTVLERATAVELIVDDRGCRGAWLLVHDRLVAVIAGSATALATGGSGRLFARTTNPPGATADGLPLALRAGAILADLEFVQFHPTALALSGAPALLVSEAARGEGGILVDAAGRRFCFDADPRGELAARDVVARAIYKQLQRDPAGGVRLDLRPIGSPDAIRARFPNISAACARFGIDIGTTPIPVSPAAHYHMGGIRTDLWGRTALSGLYAIGECACTGLHGANRLASNSLAECLVFAARAADDVQAGAAEGFDTEDPSAPPAVVEGPETIDPIAALLWDTAGVEREAQALRRAVGALEGYAVERRPVSRPALEARAVLATGLLIARAALMREESRGSHYRADFPARDDARWRARILWSMSGASFEPVAAPTQIL